The nucleotide sequence ACGAGTAGGGGTCCTGCACGGCAGTTTTGGGCTGGCTTTGCAGCTCGGAGCCGGCCAGCAGCGCCCGCACGCGGCCCGCCACCGCCACCTGCCCGGCGTGGGGCCGCAGCTGGTGCAGGCGCGCATCAAACGGCTCCGGCAGCCCATCAAACGCCTCCAGCGAAAGCGCCCCGATGATGTCGGCGGCGGCCAGCAGGCGCTGCACCCGCAGCAGCCCGTGCACGGCGTAGGCCAGCATAAACTGGGTGCCGTTGAGCAGCGCCAGGCCTTCCTTGGCTTCCAGCGTGAGCGGCGCCCAGCTGAATAGGCTCATGGCGTCGGCCGCGGCCAGGCGGTAGCCTTCGTAGTTGACTTCGCCCAGCCCCAGCAGCGGCAGACACAGATGTGCCAGCGGGGCCAGGTCGCCGCTGGCTCCCAACGAGCCCTGCTGATACACCACCGGCAGCATGCCGCGGTTGTAGAAATCGAGCAGGCGTTGGGCGGTGGCTACCTGCACCCCGCTGTGGCCGTAGCTCAGGCTCTGCACTTTCAGCAGCAGCATCAGGCGCACCAACTCGGCCGGCACCTCCTCGCCCGTACCGCAGGCGTGCGACATCATCAGGTTCTGCTGTAGCTGCTGGCGCTGTCCGGCCACAATGGTTTGGTTGCAGAGTGCCCCGAAGCCGGTATTGATGCCGTACACCGGTGCGTCGGAGTGTTCCAGCCGGTCGTGCAGGTACTGGTGGCAGATGGCAATGCGCTGGCGAGCGTCGTCGCCTAAAACCACGCGGGCTTTGGTGCGCAGCAGCTGGTCGAGGGTGGCGAGGTCGAGGTGGGTGGCGGGCGAAAGAACGTAGTCGTCGGGCATGATGGGCGGCGAAAAGCAGCGGGTGGGCTGGGGTGGAAAGTAAAAGTGAGGTTTTCCCGCGCAACAAAAAAGCCCGCCATGCCGGGCGGGGCATGACGGGCTCTGGTTTGGACGATGCTCCGGCCGCCCCGGCTACTGCGCCAGCTCGACCAGCACGTCGGCCAGCGAAACGGTGCGCTCCTCGCCGCTGGCCAGGGTTTTGAGCTTGAACAGGCCGGCGGCGCGCTCCTCAGGACCCTGGATGAGCACGTAGGGAATGCCCTTGGCATCAGCAAACTTGAACTGCTTGCCCAGCTTGCCGGCCTCCGGAAACAACTCACTGGCCACGCCGGCCTCGCGCAACTGGCGCAGCACCGGCAGCATAGCCAGCTCGCCTTCGGCGTCGAAGTTGGTGAGCAGGCAGCGGGTAGTGGTAGCCACGGCTTCCGGGAACAGCTTTAGCTCCTCCAAGCAGTCGTAGAGGCGGTCGACGCCGAACGAGAAGCCCACGCCCGACACGCCTGGCAGCCCGAAGGCCCCGGTGAGGTTGTCGTAGCGGCCGCCGCCGCTCACGCTGCCCATGTTCACGTTGTTGATCTTGATTTCGAAGATGCAGCCCGTGTAGTAGCTCAGGCCGCGGGCCAGCGTCACGTCGAACGCCAGGTTATCCCACTTCTCGAAGCCGAAGCCGCGCAGGTAGTCCAGCACGCGCTTCAGGTCCTGCAGGCCTTTGTAGCCGTCGGCGGTGGCGTTATCGGGGGCCACGCCGGCCGTCACGAAGCCGGCCAGCAGGCGCTCCAGTTTCTCCTCGAAGCTGCCTTCCACGCCCAGCAAATCAAACAGCCGCTCAATAGCCGCCGCCGAGAAGCCACGCTCCGCCAGCTCCTTTTCCACGCCTTCGCGCCCGATCTTGTCGAGCTTGTCGATGGCCACGAACAGGTCGGTTTCGGTGCCCTCGCCGCCCAGTGCCTGGTAGAAAGCGCCCAGCACGCGGCGGTGGTTGATTTTGATGGTGTGGTCGGTGAGGCCCAGCGTGGTCAGCACCTCGCTCATCATCAGCACGATTTCGGCTTCGCAGAGCAGCGAGTCGGTGCCCACCACGTCGGCGTCGCACTGATAAAACTCGCGGTAGCGGCCGCGCTGGGGCCGGTCGGCGCGCCACACGGGCTGGATCTGGTAGCGCTTGAACGGGAACGTGAGCGTGCCGCGGTTCATCACCACGTAGCGCGCGAAAGGCACCGTGAGGTCGTAGCGCAGGCCTTTTTCGGCCACTTTGGGCAGCAGACGCTTGCTGCGGTTGTCGGCCCCAAGGTCGTCGGGCGTCACGTCCTTGGCGAAGTCGCCGGAGTTCAGGACTTTAAACAGCAACTGGTCGCCTTCGTCGCCGTACTTGCCGGTCAGCACCGACAGATTCTCCAGGGTCGGGGTTTCGAGCGGGGCGTAGCCGAACTTCTCGAACACGCGGCGAATAACGCCGAAAATATAGTTGCGGCGGGCCACCACGGCCGGGCCAAAGTCGCGGGTGCCGCGCGGGATGCTGGGTTTTTGAACGCTCATCAGGAACTGTGCGGATTGATGGCGCGAAGGTAAGCAAACGCGCGGCCGCTTAGCGCGCCCGCCGCGCCTGCACCAGCACCGGCGCCGCCAGCGGCGACTTCAGCGGCACCCGCAGCCCGGCCCGGCGCAGGGTGCGCACGGTCCAGTCGTTGCAGGTGCGCAGGGCGTGGTAGCGGCCGGTGGCCCGGAAGAAAAAGTCGGTAGGCGTGTAGCCGGCAGCGTTGCGCAGCTGGTAGTGCTGCAGGCTATCGGCCTGAAACGAGGCGGCCACCTGAGCGGCCAGCGCCTGGTATTGTGCCACCGAAATGCGCAGCGGCACCACGTGGGAGCCGGCCACCGGGGCCTGGCGCAGAAACCGCACGTGCATGAGCGTGGGTTCCGGCACCACGGCCCGCAGCACTACGCCGGGGCCCGGCAGCTGGTGGCCGTAAGAAGCCAAATAGAATCCTTCGCTGCCCCAGCCGAACGCGGCGTAGGGGTAGCTGCCGAACCGGGCCCGCAGCGTGGAATCGGGCAGGTGGGGCAGCCAGCTGATGCCGGTGCGCGGCTCCTGCAGCGGCAGCACCACGTCGGTGTGGGTGCCGTTGGATACCACGAACACGGGCACGCCGTCGGGCGTCTGCCGGAACCGGCGGTTGACGGGCAGCAGGGCGCCGGTCATCAGCAACAGGATAAAAGCGGTAAAGGCGGCCGACATAGCCCGCAAGTTCGGCGGTGGCCCGGGATTTACCGCGTCTTCCTGCATGCACCGACCATGAGTCCTGGTCAGCGCCGCATCATACCAATGGCACCACTGCTCCGTAAGCCGTGGTGCCACGTGT is from Hymenobacter yonginensis and encodes:
- the hutH gene encoding histidine ammonia-lyase; this encodes MPDDYVLSPATHLDLATLDQLLRTKARVVLGDDARQRIAICHQYLHDRLEHSDAPVYGINTGFGALCNQTIVAGQRQQLQQNLMMSHACGTGEEVPAELVRLMLLLKVQSLSYGHSGVQVATAQRLLDFYNRGMLPVVYQQGSLGASGDLAPLAHLCLPLLGLGEVNYEGYRLAAADAMSLFSWAPLTLEAKEGLALLNGTQFMLAYAVHGLLRVQRLLAAADIIGALSLEAFDGLPEPFDARLHQLRPHAGQVAVAGRVRALLAGSELQSQPKTAVQDPYSFRCMPQVHGASRDAVAYVQQTVETECNAVTDNPNIFPADDAILSGGNFHGQPLALALDMLAIATAEIGSISQQRTTQLIGGQRSLPPFLVAEPGLNSGLMIPQYTAAGIVSQNKQLCTPASVDSVVSSNGQEDHVSMGANAATKALRVVQNVEQLLGIELLNATQALEFRRPARTSEALEQVVAAFREKVSFVSHDRVLYSDLHAAADFVRSYQWQ
- the hisS gene encoding histidine--tRNA ligase, which codes for MSVQKPSIPRGTRDFGPAVVARRNYIFGVIRRVFEKFGYAPLETPTLENLSVLTGKYGDEGDQLLFKVLNSGDFAKDVTPDDLGADNRSKRLLPKVAEKGLRYDLTVPFARYVVMNRGTLTFPFKRYQIQPVWRADRPQRGRYREFYQCDADVVGTDSLLCEAEIVLMMSEVLTTLGLTDHTIKINHRRVLGAFYQALGGEGTETDLFVAIDKLDKIGREGVEKELAERGFSAAAIERLFDLLGVEGSFEEKLERLLAGFVTAGVAPDNATADGYKGLQDLKRVLDYLRGFGFEKWDNLAFDVTLARGLSYYTGCIFEIKINNVNMGSVSGGGRYDNLTGAFGLPGVSGVGFSFGVDRLYDCLEELKLFPEAVATTTRCLLTNFDAEGELAMLPVLRQLREAGVASELFPEAGKLGKQFKFADAKGIPYVLIQGPEERAAGLFKLKTLASGEERTVSLADVLVELAQ
- a CDS encoding TIGR02117 family protein; amino-acid sequence: MSAAFTAFILLLMTGALLPVNRRFRQTPDGVPVFVVSNGTHTDVVLPLQEPRTGISWLPHLPDSTLRARFGSYPYAAFGWGSEGFYLASYGHQLPGPGVVLRAVVPEPTLMHVRFLRQAPVAGSHVVPLRISVAQYQALAAQVAASFQADSLQHYQLRNAAGYTPTDFFFRATGRYHALRTCNDWTVRTLRRAGLRVPLKSPLAAPVLVQARRAR